The Vibrio sp. SNU_ST1 genome has a segment encoding these proteins:
- a CDS encoding DeoR/GlpR family DNA-binding transcription regulator, whose translation MSKRNTQLRRHAISNLVNEKGEVSVDELSAKFETSEVTIRKDLASLEKNGQLLRRYGGAISLPKEVVNEELCPQVSTRKISLAKAAADLIRDHNRIVIDSGSTTGALIQQLNTKRGLVVMTNSLHVANALNELESEPTLLMTGGTWDTHSDSFQGKVAESVLRAYDFDQLFIGADGIDLDRGTTTFNELIGLSKVMAEVSREVIVMVESEKVGRKIPNLELAWEHIDILITDTDLNKEFQASIESHDVRVILTDPT comes from the coding sequence ATGTCGAAACGAAATACTCAGCTCAGAAGACATGCAATTTCTAACCTAGTGAATGAAAAAGGAGAGGTTAGTGTTGATGAATTATCCGCTAAGTTCGAAACCTCAGAGGTCACGATTAGAAAGGACTTGGCGTCTTTAGAGAAAAACGGTCAGCTTTTACGCCGTTATGGTGGTGCGATTTCGTTACCTAAAGAGGTTGTCAACGAAGAGCTATGTCCACAAGTTTCGACTCGAAAGATTTCATTAGCGAAAGCCGCTGCAGATTTAATTCGCGACCATAATCGCATTGTCATCGATAGTGGCAGTACTACTGGTGCCTTGATTCAGCAGCTTAATACTAAGCGTGGTTTGGTTGTTATGACCAACTCATTGCACGTAGCTAATGCGCTTAATGAGCTTGAAAGCGAACCAACGTTATTAATGACGGGTGGTACTTGGGATACCCATTCGGACTCTTTCCAAGGCAAAGTCGCAGAGTCAGTACTTCGTGCTTACGATTTTGATCAACTATTTATTGGGGCTGATGGTATCGACCTTGATAGAGGAACGACCACGTTCAATGAATTGATTGGCCTGAGCAAAGTTATGGCTGAAGTGTCACGAGAAGTGATCGTGATGGTTGAGTCTGAAAAAGTGGGACGAAAGATCCCTAATCTGGAATTAGCGTGGGAACACATCGATATTTTGATTACCGATACAGACTTGAACAAAGAATTCCAAGCAAGTATTGAATCACATGACGTTCGAGTGATCCTAACTGATCCGACTTAA
- the pykF gene encoding pyruvate kinase PykF — MKKTKIVCTIGPKTESVEKLTELVDAGMNVMRLNFSHGDFAEHGTRIANFRKVMENNGEQLAILLDTKGPEIRTIKLEDGNDVDLVAGQEFTFTTDATVVGNKDVVAVTYLGFAKDLTAGNTILVDDGLIEMEVIATTETEVKCKVLNNGALGENKGVNLPGVSVQLPALSEKDKADLKFGCEQGVDFVAASFIRKEEDVKEIRELLNANGGENIHIISKIENQEGVDNFDSILEASDGIMVARGDLGVEIPAEEVIFAQKMMIEKCNRARKMVITATQMLDSMISNPRPTRAEAGDVANAIMDGTDAVMLSGETAKGKYPVEAVTIMAQIANRTDSALKAELGSRLDSPRLRITEAVCKGAVDTAEKLAAPLIVVATEGGKSARSVRKYFPTANILALTTNEKTAAQLVLTKGVKPVLVDSIENTDAFYINGKEIALQSGLGNKGDIVVMVSGALVASGTTNTASVHVL; from the coding sequence ATGAAAAAGACCAAAATCGTATGTACGATTGGCCCTAAAACTGAATCTGTAGAGAAGCTAACTGAACTAGTAGATGCTGGCATGAACGTTATGCGTCTTAACTTCTCTCACGGTGATTTCGCAGAGCACGGCACTCGTATCGCGAACTTCCGTAAAGTAATGGAAAACAATGGTGAGCAACTTGCGATCCTTCTAGATACTAAAGGTCCAGAAATCCGTACTATCAAACTTGAAGATGGTAACGACGTAGATCTAGTAGCTGGTCAAGAGTTCACTTTCACAACTGACGCAACAGTTGTTGGTAACAAAGACGTAGTAGCAGTAACTTACCTAGGTTTCGCTAAAGACCTAACAGCAGGTAACACTATCCTTGTTGATGATGGCCTAATCGAAATGGAAGTTATCGCAACAACAGAAACTGAAGTTAAGTGTAAAGTTCTTAACAACGGTGCTCTAGGCGAAAACAAAGGTGTTAACCTTCCTGGCGTTTCTGTTCAACTTCCAGCTCTTTCTGAGAAAGACAAAGCTGACCTTAAGTTTGGTTGCGAGCAAGGCGTAGATTTCGTTGCTGCTTCTTTCATTCGTAAAGAAGAAGACGTTAAAGAAATCCGTGAGCTTCTAAACGCTAACGGCGGCGAGAACATCCACATCATTTCTAAGATTGAAAACCAAGAAGGTGTAGATAACTTCGATTCAATCCTTGAAGCTTCTGACGGCATCATGGTTGCTCGTGGTGACCTAGGTGTTGAAATCCCAGCTGAAGAAGTAATCTTCGCTCAGAAGATGATGATCGAGAAGTGTAACCGCGCACGTAAGATGGTTATCACTGCAACTCAAATGCTTGACTCTATGATCAGCAACCCACGTCCAACTCGTGCAGAAGCGGGTGACGTTGCGAATGCAATCATGGATGGTACTGATGCAGTAATGCTTTCTGGTGAAACTGCTAAAGGTAAGTACCCAGTTGAAGCTGTTACTATCATGGCTCAAATCGCAAACCGTACTGATTCAGCTCTTAAAGCTGAGCTAGGCTCTCGTCTAGATAGCCCACGTCTACGCATCACTGAAGCAGTATGTAAAGGCGCTGTAGACACAGCAGAGAAGCTAGCTGCTCCTCTAATCGTTGTTGCAACTGAAGGCGGTAAGTCTGCACGTTCAGTACGTAAGTACTTCCCAACTGCAAACATCCTTGCTCTAACAACTAACGAAAAGACAGCTGCACAACTAGTTCTGACTAAAGGTGTTAAGCCAGTTCTTGTTGACTCTATCGAGAACACAGACGCGTTCTACATCAACGGTAAAGAAATCGCTCTACAATCTGGCCTAGGTAACAAAGGCGACATCGTAGTTATGGTTTCTGGTGCTCTAGTCGCTTCTGGTACTACAAACACAGCATCTGTTCACGTTCTATAA